The genomic interval AGAGctctcctccaattgcttacctttacttaccatatGCAGTCACTTGACTCGCCTcttgatccaccaggtcttctcGCTAGTTGTCAAGTCTACAGACTCAATTGGACTTTAGCCAGCTATCAGGTCTTATAAACTCAATTggacttcctaccagatatcgggtcactccttgatctatctggacttcccatCAACTATCAAGTCCAACAGACTTAGCTGGATTTCAACTTGgtgttaggtcctccagacccgtCAAGTCTTGCACACTTTGTTCAGAACATTAGAtcacacagaacctaactttaACCATATATTATTCATCAAAACGTAAGTTTAATCATTAGTACCAACTGCACTAACACTAAGTTCCTGTACAttcagacacaaggcatcaaaatcggaggacctaccttaactcggttgaccacatcaaaactaactcgCGTTACTTCTAATCTTCCTCATTttaatgtgcatcaatccaagttcaattagggtaaaacaaacaagtagaaaataATTATAACTTAAGTATGACAATTacacaaatttaattaaattgtaaaTAAATAATACAACTCCTCTTTAAAATCATAgcaaaaaaaattaggaaaaaaataagtacatttagaaaaaaaaaaatctcaaaatatTTCTCAGGGTCGTATACAAATATCCCAAAGTTGTGGATTTTACCAAAATTTATTCATAAAGGAATCAATTTTTAAGAATTTAAGTCTCagatttatcaaaaataatataaaaattattttaaatttttttgaaaaatattgaaaatttcatCAATGTCAAAGATAAGTCTGATCAatataaaaattttcacaaaCATACTATTTTCTTTCAttgtcaaaataaatatttaaagaaagatatatatattttaaaaatgtaatgttaaaactatttttatactttaaaaaatattactaatTTTTCTGAgcatataaaataaattatttatccataaagaaaataatttttttaaaaaaataatttttaataatttttaattatttaaacatGATTTtcgataaaaaaattataaaaaatagtaTAACAGTCcgaatattttaaatttgtttatgtTAAcagataatattttaatttttcacaaaaaaaaaattgaacaaacaaAATGTGAATAGAAGGTCTACGAATTAAATTTtgctaataaattaaaataatttaaattagcaTACACAAGAAAAAAGTTAACAATCTAGTACAGATTTTAGTGTCCAAAGTAAGTTTCTTCCTACCGGATCTATCAAGTATTTTATAGAATTATAATTTTTAGTTACTTTTGTAATTTAACCCCCTATGATTCTTAATATACTAATTTAGTCctctattatttttaaaatttaaaattagtgaAAAATTTGAACATGCATAATTCTTTTTCAGTAATTCTATTTactcttttaattttatatttttatttttgtcaaaatttctacTAAGGAGGCAAGATTTTTCTTTGAATCTAAATATTTTGTTCTAGTTTTGCAAAGGCTTCTAGATAGCATCTTAATTGCATCATAAAGTAGGTCAGGAGGTAAGAGTCGTACCTCACGTACTATATCAAACATCGttcgaagctcccccttcattaatATTCttgatgctcatctcggatgagatttcatcattttcaagtaGGTATTCAGCTATCAATGTTGTTCTGACAATCTCCTTGGTCTCGAACTCTTCTGAACATAAATCGATATCTATTGAAGAGTTGGATTCTGCCTCTTTTGCTTTTTCATAgagttccaagaatttttcctaAAGTTCTTTAACAGATTCATAGGCGCCGATTCTTTTGAGTTCTTGAGCAAGTAGCACACTCAGAAGATGGGACTTAAGCATTACCATTTGCCATAAATTCATCGCGCTGCCTGTTAGTCCAAcaatgctcctcaagttcttttccatctttgcttttggatatttcaaaaccatatttaattgttaataaaatattaaaatcggttttaaaaaatacctccatacgtcgattccaaaacgtgaactccccctcgaacactGGTGGGTAGATACTCGATCTGGCCATAGTCTTGTTGCTTTAGACGATGGCTAGTCCTTCTAAAGTGATTGagttctgatactaattgttggttcaGGTAGGCtggagagagggggtgaataaccctgaAATTAAAGTTAGACAAATTTCTCTtgcctaggtggttgttaatccaaagcagttgaaagctcactaaaaatctccttcgtgaAAGAGTAGCCTCTAACAGTCTTTGAAAGATCAGAAATAGGTAGGAAGATTAATACAATGGTTGCTGAATAATTTCTAACTCTAGGGGTCTATTTATAGTCTCTTGGAAAAAGTTATCATTGCTTAGAGGCGCCTACAAAGGGATCCGAGCACCTCCTAAGAGGATAATATTTATCTTCTTCTCAATGATTAGCCAACGACTACtgttcattggaggtgcctctaagctccatgagaGCACCTCCATCAAGAGGCGCAAGGGCGCCTCTAAGCTTCTTCACTTCCAAGCTCTTTCAGGGCGCGTCCAAACTCCTTTAGGGCATCTAGTTAACCTCCAATCAGTTAACTCTTCCTCATGCTTCTTTGGGTGATGCTCCTACCATCTGGAgttaagctcacccgaacccaattctgatcttctcctcgagcaggcttcctctcaAGCTTCTCACCCCTCGAATGCTTTGCACGCGCCCTTCTTGTCCACCGATATACTCTTTCACAacttttcatccctcggatgcaccgaactcATCAACTCATTTTCCCTACCATCCTTCTCATTCCCCACATATTTTTCTCGATTTTTGGGTTTTCAAGTTCCTGCACAttcagacacaagacatcaaaattgcaagacctaacttaactcggttgaccatatcaaaactaactcGGGGTACTTACAGTTACATCTTCACACATAttattaattagttcaatatatgttacactaacatatctcttttctagaattcatCATATAATTATTCTTGAGACTCtattataagttttttctaagtcaatgaatactatGTGTATATCTTGCTTTTGCTCCAGATACTTTTTAATTAGTTGTctgagaagatgtatagcttctattgttgaccttccaagtatgaatccaaattgattttcgatcatcgtggtctccttccttaatttttttattactctttttcaaaatttcatggcatgactcattagtttaatatctctatagtttgcataattttgtacgtctcccttgttaTTATATAAGGGCACTAGAATACTTATCCTCTATTcattagatattttttaattttaagatcatgttaaataattatgTAAGTCATTTAATACCTTCTTTCCCTAGACATTTCTATacttctatcggaatatcatcaaGCCCAACTGTTTTTCTATTTCGCATCCCATTTAAatcttgttttacttctgaaatttaaattttgcgataaaaatttaaatttctatactcatttgacctacttaaattacccaagttaattggttacctaaaccttcattaaaaagttgataaaatacTTTTCcaccatttttttatttttccactaTTTAATAGTATCTTATTACATTCATCGTTAATACATCTTGTTTAGATAAGAtctcttatttttctctatttcactttagctattctataaatatctttcttttttttatctaatttttaatataaccattcaaaagttttattttttacttcATATTCACTGCTTTTTTACCCTCTTTCTTgactattttatatatttttttaaattttcctctctcttacaaatatataatttcttatagactggttgtttttccttcactttctcttgtattttCTCATTCCACTACCAAGATTATTTACTTATTAGCatatgtccctttgactcaccgagtacacttttaactattattttcaactttgatataattttatcccatgttgtattagagtcattgtatatttcacctaatatttGTCATCCTattttctccttaaatatattttgttttctatcctttaacttccactacTTAATTCTAGAAGTCATGTATATTTTCCTTCTATTGATATTATAAGTGAGGCGTATATCTAACATTACTAACATATGTTAGGTAGTTaagattttttttggaaatgacgttgtaatttttataaatttttctatccttcttcctaaccataagaaagttaatttgtgatttattattttcacttttgaacttaatcaagtgttcttctctttttataAAAACGTgatagctaatataaggtcatatgctatcgaaaaatccaatataattttttctcttcttcatttcttattccaaactcataaccccaTAAAccttctcatattcctcattttccaCTCCTATATGCCCATTTAGATcgtctcctattaaaatcatttcatttggcggaatattttataatacttcATCTATGTCTTCCAAAAGTCTTGATTTGATACTTTTATCTAATATTACTTAAGATGCATATATGTTAATTACGTTCATAGTTTCTTAATCCACTACTATCTTGAGAGTTATAATTTTattcccttttctaactactattacagcttcatcctttaacaaactatttaTAAAATTACCCACtacatttcttgttttactcttttctATGTACCATAAATAAAAATATGAGTTCTCTATCATTTTTATCTTCTTGCCTGcccattttgtttcttgtacatataaaatataaattcttctcctaatcattgtATTTATTATCTCTATTATTTTACCAATGATGGTTCCTTTGTtcaatattttaaatcttatactaTTAGTTTccctataatttttatttttatctaacctgtggtgtgagaactcttacatatttaatACTACACACAAATTCTCATAGAGATGTAGCGATTCTTGTCGAGACGTTATAGTAGGACCCTGAAATACATTACTTTCGGAAAGCAacttagcattagcacaatagtttaatggatcaattcattgaatatttgtaaTAGTTTAATGCTGACAAACAATCTAACACAACTCTCATCTTTTATCTGGGCTTGGGACCGACCATGACTAATTTCTCATGTGTCTAAAACAATATCGAAAAAAATAGAGGAAGATTTTCTTTTAGCCATCACTTGTAAGATCGAACTCTACGTTAGAGGGAGCCAGGGAGGtggataccttcctaatgactttcctaagtttcttagaagccttagtcacacaaGTCTCCTCAAAGTCAACTCTAAGGATAGCCTTCCTtgtaaatttgacttgacttctacACCTAGGGTTAAtttcatagctatatgaaactctGATATGAGGCCACCTTGTTCTTGGACTTAGATTTGTACCTCAAACCCTTCTTGTTCATAGATGACCTTTGTTTTTCTAAATCTAGGTTTTGTTTCTTAGACCCTTtgatattatttgttattttccAAAGgatcttttttaatttatcaaatattgacctcaagacttgatttttcatCATTATCTCCTCaacttttgatttttcttgatacACAGGTACGACTCTACAAACACAGGTACGACTCTGCAAACCTTCAACTCCTCAAGACTTGATATTATTTGTTACTTTCGCTTCGGGCCCCGTCAAACATAAGTATGATTCTGCAATCCTTCAACTCCCAGCTGACTATACTTGGACTTATTTGTCAAACCTTTAGCTTATAGCTGACTCCATTTAGACTTGATTAACCTAGTTCCTAACTAGGACTTTCTTACTTGTTCCCAACCAAAACTTAGCTCCTATCTGATTCCCAATCAGGACTTCAATTACTTAGCTCACCTAGGTCTTAGTCAGTACCTAGTTTTTAACTATGACTTCAATTACCTAGCTCCATTAAAATTTAGTTACTACCAATTCTCAACCATAACTTCACAATATGTCAAGTAACATACTTTTGCATACTTGACATAAACTCATTAGATCTcaacaaatttaattttaatcttaatcaTATATTAAAATTTCGGATCTAATATTGTGCTCTAGCACCAACATTACTGagatatcttttttaaaaaatccgGTCTCCATTTCAATTCGAAAATCCCCCTGCTCAAATATTTAATTGGGTTTAAAAAAACCGTCTATATCCTTAGCATCGGTTATCAAATTTTTCACAAGAAATGTCATTCCTATCAATAATACTTACCTGTAAAACAAATTAATTCTTTTTTATAATCTAGAGTCACTAGGCACCACCACAAAAGCTTTAGAAGCAGGGCAATCCTAATTACTAGACTTTATCGCTGCAGAATCGCACCTGAGTGagtgagtgagagagagagagaggggtcgTCGTCCCCACTCATCAAATTATACTGTTGCCGAAAAGGCTACAACATGGACAAAGGAAGCGGTTATCCAGATAGCTCATTATATACATGTTCCCCTACTCTGCTCCCACGCAAAGACACGCCACATGGTAAAGTTTTGTTATGGCCTCCCTCTCCCACTTACATATGGCTTCACGACAAACGGAGAAACAGTGACCAACTTCATACATATCCCACATAgatttatatatacatatattcttTTTTTCCAACTTTAttttctccttgttttctttcTAATTCTCTACCATCTTCTCCTTTGTCCTCTCTGCATCTTCTACTCCGATTGAACAATCCATCTCCTTACCCCATCTCCCTACCCTTCTACTTTCTTTTTTAGGCTTCATTTTTCTTTACCTACTTTTGTTGCCACATCGAGTTAACGAATCAAATCCTTCGCGATCGACAAAATTAAAACTGCAATTATACAAACATAATTACCTCtgagaggttttttttttaaaaaaaaatattattgctATATATATTTCGACATGAATGAGCTGAGACCTGACCTGTCTCCAGTACTTTTGCTCTGCGATGCCTTCTCTCGCCACCCAATCCCCACCGGAGCTCACCGCCCTCGCCGCGGTGCCCGAAACCCACGCCTGGGTCGCCCTCCACGACCGCCCGTACGCCGACGACCGCGTCCCCGTCGTCGACCTCGCGCGCCCCGACGCCGCCCGCCTCATCGGCCGCGCCTGCGAGGAGTGGGGCGCCTTCCAGCTCACCGGCCACGGCGTCCCCGTCGAGCTGCTTCGCCGCGTCGAAGGTCAGGCGCGACGCCTCTTCTCCCTCCCCTCCGCTCACAAGCTCAGGGCCGCCCGCCGCGACGGCGGCTCCACCGGCTACGGCTCTGCCGCCATCTCCAAGTTCTTCTCGAAGCAGTTCTGGTCGGAGGGCTTCACCGTCATCGGCTCCCCTCGCGACGACGCCCGCAAGATCTGGCCCGACGATCACGAAGACTTTTGGTACGTGACTTCGGTCGAATGAAATTGATTGGAGAGGGAGGGATCAGGATGAACCCGCTATCGATCGCCTTGCCTTGTTTCATTCATGCAGCGGAGCGATCGAGGAATACAGCCGGTTGATGAATGACTTGGCGCGGAGATTGATGCACTCGATGCTGTTTTCTTTGGGCCTCAGCGAGGAGGAAATTGGTTGGGCTGCCCCACTAAAAGCCCACCACGAGGGCATGCCTGCGCTACAGCTCAACTACTACCCCCGCTGCCCGGAGCCCGACCGAGCCATGGGGCTGGCGGAGCACACCGACTCCAGCCTCATCACCATCCTCCACCAGAGCAGCGGCGTCGCTGGGCTGCAGCTTCTGCGCCACGGCGGCGGAGGCCCCCGATGGGTGGCGGTGGAGCCGGTTACGGAGGCGCTGGTCGTCAACGTAGGCGATCTCTTCCAGCTGATGTCCAACGGTCGATTCCGGAGCGTGATGCATCGGGCGGTCGTTGACCGGACTCGAACTCGGATCTCGGTGGCTTACTTTTGTGGGCCTCCGCCAGAGTTGAAAATCTCACCCGTTGAGAAGTTGATGGGCCCCGACCAGGGCCCAGTGTACCGGGGAGTGACTTGGCCTGAATACTTACACCTGAAGAAGAAACTTTACAACGAAGCTCTCACGTCGCTGAGATTGTCGGGGGACAAAGAATGAGAACCCAGAAAAGATATCTGTATATGATGATTTGATTTTTTGATCTCGTGGATGGATCGATGGATGAAGAAAGAAAATCTGGAAGCTTTAGTTTATTACTATAATTACTGAAATGGCAACTTTactttaatatataattttattcggttaaacaacaacaaaaaatttctctattttcttttctgtttatataaaatatatatatatcagaatctctttattttatttttctctatttGCCAATTGCGCTGTCGGACGATCTCCTCGACTTTGGGATTGACGCCTTCGGCTTCACGCGAGCGACTGCAGCAGGCTTGGTCGAAGTCGTTGTCGGCCAACTAGATCATCTGCTTTGCGCCGCCGCCACCCACTTGACAAAGGCGACAATTAGAGTCTAGCTAAGCTAGCTAACTGTAGGAGTATTCCAGCTACCAATCGAGGTCACCGCCCTACAAGCCCCGACCGACGAGCAGACGATTGGTAGCGCCACCTGGATCAGATCAATTCTGTTAAACAGAAGCCTCGACCAGCAACACCGGCCGCTGAGTAACAAGTAACAACAGCGCCGTCACTGAGCTAACTAGCTAGCTAGTTTCTAATGAGACTTCGTAGTTT from Zingiber officinale cultivar Zhangliang chromosome 6B, Zo_v1.1, whole genome shotgun sequence carries:
- the LOC121990638 gene encoding gibberellin 3-beta-dioxygenase 1-like, yielding MPSLATQSPPELTALAAVPETHAWVALHDRPYADDRVPVVDLARPDAARLIGRACEEWGAFQLTGHGVPVELLRRVEGQARRLFSLPSAHKLRAARRDGGSTGYGSAAISKFFSKQFWSEGFTVIGSPRDDARKIWPDDHEDFCGAIEEYSRLMNDLARRLMHSMLFSLGLSEEEIGWAAPLKAHHEGMPALQLNYYPRCPEPDRAMGLAEHTDSSLITILHQSSGVAGLQLLRHGGGGPRWVAVEPVTEALVVNVGDLFQLMSNGRFRSVMHRAVVDRTRTRISVAYFCGPPPELKISPVEKLMGPDQGPVYRGVTWPEYLHLKKKLYNEALTSLRLSGDKE